Proteins from a genomic interval of Sugiyamaella lignohabitans strain CBS 10342 chromosome C, complete sequence:
- the YHM2 gene encoding Yhm2p (Citrate and oxoglutarate carrier protein; exports citrate from and imports oxoglutarate into the mitochondrion, causing net export of NADPH reducing equivalents; also associates with mt nucleoids and has a role in replication and segregation of the mt genome; GO_component: GO:0016021 - integral component of membrane [Evidence IEA]; GO_component: GO:0016021 - integral component of membrane [Evidence ISM] [PMID 12192589]; GO_component: GO:0016020 - membrane [Evidence IEA]; GO_component: GO:0005743 - mitochondrial inner membrane [Evidence IEA,IEA]; GO_component: GO:0005743 - mitochondrial inner membrane [Evidence ISS] [PMID 9559855]; GO_component: GO:0042645 - mitochondrial nucleoid [Evidence IDA] [PMID 9742088]; GO_component: GO:0005739 - mitochondrion [Evidence IEA]; GO_component: GO:0005739 - mitochondrion [Evidence IDA] [PMID 16823961]; GO_component: GO:0005739 - mitochondrion [Evidence IDA] [PMID 20371607]; GO_function: GO:0003677 - DNA binding [Evidence IEA]; GO_function: GO:0003677 - DNA binding [Evidence IDA] [PMID 9742088]; GO_function: GO:0005371 - tricarboxylate secondary active transmembrane transporter activity [Evidence IDA] [PMID 20371607]; GO_function: GO:0005371 - tricarboxylate secondary active transmembrane transporter activity [Evidence IDA] [PMID 9559855]; GO_process: GO:0015742 - alpha-ketoglutarate transport [Evidence IDA] [PMID 20371607]; GO_process: GO:0006843 - mitochondrial citrate transport [Evidence IDA] [PMID 20371607]; GO_process: GO:0000002 - mitochondrial genome maintenance [Evidence IGI,IMP] [PMID 9742088]; GO_process: GO:0006842 - tricarboxylic acid transport [Evidence IDA] [PMID 9559855]) codes for MAPISAPSTSLEKKPVNFSNILLGAGLNMFEVTTLGQPLEVIKTTMAANRGDSFPSAIKRIAGRGGVFGFYQGLIPWAWIEASTKGAVLLFVSSEVEYQAKRNFALGNFGSGILGGMAGGVAQAYLAVGFCTCMKTVEITRTKNVAPGVKVPSTFQVFADIYRKEGIRGINKGVNAIAIRQCTNWGSRFGLSRLAEDAIRKMTGKTNKTDSLNAYEKILASAIGGGLSTWNQPIEVCRIEMQSKTEDPNRPKKLTTWTTLKYIYSQNGIKGLYRGVTPRIGLGIWQTVCMVGLGDMAKEAVAKLTGQKPVGKGH; via the coding sequence ATGGCACCAATTTCTGCACCCTCGACTAGCTTAGAAAAGAAGCCAGTCAACTTCTCGAATATCCTGCTTGGTGCTGGATTAAATATGTTTGAAGTTACTACGCTTGGTCAGCCTCTTGAGGTCATCAAGACGACCATGGCTGCTAACCGAGGCGACAGTTTTCCTTCTGCTATTAAGAGAATTGCTGGCAGAGGTGGTGTATTTGGATTCTACCAAGGATTAATTCCATGGGCCTGGATTGAAGCATCGACCAAGGGAGCAGTTCTTCTCTTTGTGTCTTCAGAAGTCGAGTATCAAGCCAAGAGAAACTTTGCTCTTGGCAACTTTGGATCCGGTATCTTGGGTGGTATGGCTGGAGGTGTTGCCCAAGCATACCTTGCCGTTGGTTTCTGTACCTGTATGAAGACAGTCGAGATCACTCGTACTAAAAACGTTGCACCTGGCGTCAAGGTTCCCAGCACATTCCAAGTGTTTGCCGACATCTACCGCAAAGAGGGTATTCGAGGAATCAATAAAGGAGTCAATGCCATTGCCATTCGTCAATGTACCAACTGGGGATCACGATTCGGACTCTCACGTCTGGCCGAAGACGCCATCCGTAAAATGACCGGcaaaaccaacaaaaccGACAGTCTCAATGCCTACGAAAAGATTCTCGCATCAGCCATCGGTGGAGGTCTGTCCACCTGGAACCAGCCCATCGAAGTGTGCCGTATCGAAATGCAGTCCAAGACCGAAGACCCCAACCGACCCAAAAAGCTCACCACCTGGACCACCctcaaatatatttattcgcAAAACGGCATCAAGGGTCTCTACCGCGGTGTCACTCCCCGTATTGGACTCGGCATCTGGCAGACCGTGTGTATGGTCGGTCTCGGCGACATGGCCAAAGAGGCCGTTGCCAAACTCACTGGCCAAAAGCCCGTTGGAAAGGGCCACTAA
- the ATP10 gene encoding Atp10p (Assembly factor for the F0 sector of mitochondrial F1F0 ATP synthase; mitochondrial inner membrane protein; interacts genetically with ATP6; GO_component: GO:0005737 - cytoplasm [Evidence IDA] [PMID 22842922]; GO_component: GO:0032592 - integral component of mitochondrial membrane [Evidence IDA] [PMID 2141026]; GO_component: GO:0016020 - membrane [Evidence IEA]; GO_component: GO:0005743 - mitochondrial inner membrane [Evidence IEA,IEA,IEA]; GO_component: GO:0005743 - mitochondrial inner membrane [Evidence IPI] [PMID 14998992]; GO_component: GO:0005739 - mitochondrion [Evidence IEA]; GO_component: GO:0005739 - mitochondrion [Evidence IDA] [PMID 16823961]; GO_component: GO:0005739 - mitochondrion [Evidence IDA] [PMID 22842922]; GO_function: GO:0051082 - unfolded protein binding [Evidence IPI] [PMID 14998992]; GO_process: GO:0033615 - mitochondrial proton-transporting ATP synthase complex assembly [Evidence IEA]; GO_process: GO:0033615 - mitochondrial proton-transporting ATP synthase complex assembly [Evidence IMP,IPI] [PMID 14998992]), with product MALLVSSLRPVAAFPSGLASLAIARNQLTVTAAVAAGISRVSPYILQSRNLRTEFKAEKPEKIKLLDRPIGSTKPPGALDNQGIDTRTAQERKEQMRDYQRHLRRREELKQEFAKSSFEDIYQFRDTGGKFWVAPGAYFKQERSLYLPNFWGRTLATFEKSGSTAVLKDKISIVRVFSSHAGEQQLQTYFDGDVNTIKEDGFQIVDINVPDSFVKEFFVKMFLRKLRKSLPDSSRHARYFISRKGVTPELRQSILAENIYGGYLYLVDGNCKIRWAAAGPATPDEKTNLWKFVRALQTERNL from the coding sequence ATGGCTCTGTTAGTGTCGTCGTTGCGACCAGTAGCAGCGTTTCCCAGCGGGCTCGCTTCACTAGCGATAGCTCGTAATCAGTTGACAGTAAcggcagcagtagcagctggTATTAGTCGAGTTAGTCCATATATTTTACAGTCGAGAAATCTGAGGACAGAGTTTAAAGCAGAGAAACCggaaaaaatcaaacttCTGGACCGGCCAATTGGATCGACGAAACCACCAGGGGCTCTTGATAACCAGGGCATTGATACTAGAACCGCTCAAGAACGTAAAGAGCAGATGAGAGATTACCAGAGACATCTTCGTCGAAGAGAGGAGTTGAAACAAGAGTTTGCCAAGTCCAGTTTTGAGGATATCTACCAATTCCGAGACACGGGAGGCAAATTCTGGGTGGCTCCAGGAGCGTATTTCAAGCAAGAACGGTCTTTATACCTTCCCAATTTCTGGGGTAGAACTCTAGCAACATTTGAAAAGTCAGGATCCACTGCTGTTTTGAAAGATAAGATCTCAATTGTGCGAGTGTTCTCGTCACATGCTGGcgaacagcagcttcaaaCGTATTTTGACGGCGACGTGAACACGATCAAGGAAGACGGGTTTCAAATCGTGGATATCAATGTTCCCGACAGTTTTGTCAAGGAATTCTTTGTGAAGATGTTTCTAAGAAAACTGCGCAAGTCGCTTCCCGACTCGAGCCGTCACGCCCGCTACTTCATCTCTCGCAAAGGCGTGACCCCCGAGCTCCGGCAGTCCATCCTTGCCGAAAACATCTACGGCGGATACCTCTACCTCGTGGACGGCAACTGCAAAATCCGGTGGGCGGCAGCAGGCCCTGCCACCCCTGACGAGAAAACCAATCTCTGGAAGTTCGTGCGGGCCCTCCAAACCGAGCGCAATCTGTAA
- the SGS1 gene encoding ATP-dependent DNA helicase SGS1: MPPQLARRATSIIDTRYTLRRLFRKESFRAGQEEIINAALEKHDILVIFPVGHGKSLTYQLPAVATDHGCTIVISPLLALMANQVDSLEKHGIKAVSLNSNVSIEDRKWILHDLACGHPHIRLLYVSPELCAVDSFRKVVDTLYKQGELNRLVIDEAHCCVEWGHSFRVHYTQLGYFKQRYPDLPITALTATAPAGLRKEIINILKLPNEPLLKVFTSNSNRRNLHYEVRYLAGQDIRDDIVEFLTGYSTERPGMPNHRLLRGQGIIYCRQRNTTEILAAYLQSLGFGARPFHAQIKSPQEKATIMNKWIDNDPDYQVIIATVAFGMGVDKPDVRFVIHHDLPANIESYYQGSGRAGRDNKASRCILYYSRAEAMSISALRARTISTRRTRKQPTGSDIQSDDKGTLYVRFEMGVMPSAAGAPPQTPLLLSLRSSRVVGRQQSWRSKL, encoded by the coding sequence ATGCCACCTCAATTAGCGCGAAGAGCTACTTCTATTATTGATACGCGTTATACTCTGAGGCGGCTGTTTAGGAAAGAATCGTTCCGTGCTGGTCAGGAGGAAATCATTAATGCCGCACTCGAGAAACACGATATTCTCGTGATCTTCCCGGTTGGCCATGGCAAGTCGTTGACATATCAATTGCCGGCTGTAGCCACTGATCATGGCTGTACAATCGTCATCTCTCCACTGCTGGCTCTTATGGCCAATCAAGTGGATTCTCTAGAAAAACACGGCATCAAAGCCGTGTCTTTGAACAGTAATGTCAGTATTGAGGATAGGAAATGGATTCTTCATGATCTAGCCTGTGGCCATCCTCATATTCGACTTCTTTATGTCTCACCAGAACTGTGTGCTGTAGACTCGTTTCGAAAAGTAGTAGATACACTGTATAAACAGGGCGAACTGAACCGACTCGTGATAGATGAAGCTCATTGCTGTGTTGAATGGGGACATTCATTCCGTGTCCATTATACGCAGCTGGGTTACTTCAAACAGAGATATCCTGATTTGCCTATTACTGCACTGACTGccactgctcctgctggtCTGAGGAAAgaaatcatcaacatcctGAAACTGCCTAATGAACCATTGCTTAAAGTGTTTACATCCAACTCTAACCGTCGTAATCTTCATTACGAGGTGCGGTACTTGGCTGGCCAGGATATTAGAGATGATATCGTCGAATTCCTCACTGGATATTCCACTGAAAGACCAGGAATGCCAAATCACCGATTGCTTCGAGGACAGGggattatttattgccGCCAAAGGAACACCACTGAAATCCTGGCGGCCTATTTACAAAGTTTGGGTTTCGGTGCCCGACCGTTCCATGCTCAGATCAAGTCTCCACAGGAAAAAGCCACAATTATGAACAAGTGGATAGACAATGACCCTGATTACCAGGTCATCATAGCCACTGTGGCATTTGGCATGGGTGTCGACAAACCCGACGTTCGCTTTGTGATTCACCACGACCTCCCGGCAAATATCGAATCTTATTATCAAGGTTCGGGACGCGCTGGACGAGACAACAAAGCCTCACGATGCATTCTCTACTACTCACGAGCCGAAGCTATGTCCATCTCGGCTCTGAGAGCTCGAACCATCTCCACTAGACGCACCAGGAAACAGCCCACGGGTTCGGATATCCAGTCTGACGACAAGGGAACTTTATATGTACGTTTTGAGATGGGGGTCATGccttcggcggctggggctccgccccagaccccgctgctcctctcgctacgctcgagtcgagtcGTCGGGCGCCAGCAAAGTTGGCGAAGCAAGCTCTGA
- the LOS1 gene encoding Los1p (Nuclear pore protein; involved in nuclear export of pre-tRNA and in re-export of mature tRNAs after their retrograde import from the cytoplasm; GO_component: GO:0005737 - cytoplasm [Evidence IEA,IEA]; GO_component: GO:0005737 - cytoplasm [Evidence IDA] [PMID 18045534]; GO_component: GO:0016021 - integral component of membrane [Evidence ISM] [PMID 12192589]; GO_component: GO:0005739 - mitochondrion [Evidence IDA] [PMID 14576278]; GO_component: GO:0005739 - mitochondrion [Evidence IDA] [PMID 16823961]; GO_component: GO:0016363 - nuclear matrix [Evidence IDA] [PMID 8366091]; GO_component: GO:0005634 - nucleus [Evidence IEA,IEA]; GO_function: GO:0003723 - RNA binding [Evidence IEA]; GO_function: GO:0008536 - Ran GTPase binding [Evidence IDA] [PMID 9774653]; GO_function: GO:0000049 - tRNA binding [Evidence IEA]; GO_function: GO:0000049 - tRNA binding [Evidence TAS] [PMID 11959996]; GO_process: GO:0006409 - tRNA export from nucleus [Evidence IMP] [PMID 9802895]; GO_process: GO:0008033 - tRNA processing [Evidence IEA]; GO_process: GO:0071528 - tRNA re-export from nucleus [Evidence IGI] [PMID 20032305]; GO_process: GO:0006810 - transport [Evidence IEA]), which translates to MSSENPAPLEPFHMRNKLAQTMAYLFITSYANEWPSFFDDLLGIAINPISNARGVDMYLRILKVIHEEIGDHLILRTPEETKRNNVLKDLVRERAMTKLASSWMNILEYYSNNDPATNNDNNTTSNSINDNNNSINSIGINSTNNNSNINSKENLYDSILTSALNVIGGWVSWIEITLIVNPPYLSLIFNQLGRPSQRLAACDALAEIIAKKMQPSHKLELIGLLNLTTVLAELNKTSKGSTDPEFEERVAKLSNIVGLELVHIADGTTTVTSGAACSQQDMDKAEQLMVDLLPTILEFLSNEYDDTSVQVLPCLNEYLQFIRREAKKERSTAGGTDSSLSTQRLEIVSVMLRKIILKMEYDDSTEWSGGEDESEGEFLELRGKLKVLQDQIAGIDADLFTDGMASIINTCLESANNKKWQEVELGLYELSAFGDSIRNGSIKSSRAEQTFFDLFSKMVHSDVVTINHPSIQLWYMELINRHSKFFTPQQPQLLSKALEVFVSPLGVHNPNIKVRVRSWYLFHRFLKTVKSLVGDISQQVFSSLAPLLVVRAELPSSDNDSEMSADSASDSVFDAQLYLFELLGLLFANADDNQARTPTQQLLQAIYSDIERCLSSSNGTDSSPEQQQLILQVHHNLMVLGTFARGFDDVTISGGPVGRSASKPSIQELKGSTQVILVVLERLSKFQIIRDSARFAFSRLIPLLGTQILGEISTLIGALLNESKQEEFGDFLSFLGQLVHSYRQEDGVFEMFGSLAPPLIEKVFVFLNSDKSSTGGELDGSTDAFILKRDLRRQYLQFVFNVLNNGFGAIFLVGNNGSTTFGAVMESLFHYAGDLTDPNAEKLAIASLGKMMTIWGTGEIRADTTTPTVKAFAEGMKVPVFSDGQTILEQYSQACWTLPSKSGYDSKDAQIRLVLGELATLQKIVFEQKKDVYSSFLAGYLSRLGLPQNICQEYLTQLAQLKPKEFKKYFTDLVVRMSS; encoded by the coding sequence ATGTCTAGCGAAAACCCTGCTCCTTTAGAACCATTCCATATGCGAAACAAGCTTGCTCAGACAATGGCATATTTGTTCATTACCAGCTATGCCAACGAGTGGCCCAGTTTTTTCGACGACTTGCTTGGAATTGCAATCAACCCTATTAGCAACGCCAGGGGTGTCGATATGTATTTACGAATTCTCAAGGTGATTCACGAGGAGATCGGAGATCATCTTATTTTAAGAACTCCTGAAGAAACCAAGCGTAATAACGTTTTAAAAGATCTTGTTCGAGAACGAGCAATGACCAAATTGGCATCGTCTTGGATGAATATTCTGGAATATTACAGCAACAACGATCCAGCTACAAATAATGATAACAATACGACTTCTAATAGCATTAACgataataacaatagcatcaacagcattggcatcaACTCCACAAATAATAACAGCAACATTaattcaaaagaaaatctTTACGACAGTATTTTAACTAGCGCTCTCAACGTTATCGGAGGTTGGGTGTCGTGGATTGAAATCACTTTAATTGTCAATCCTCCATACCTCAGTCTTATTTTCAATCAACTTGGCAGGCCATCACAGCGACTGGCGGCTTGCGATGCTCTGGCAGAAATCATTGCAAAGAAAATGCAACCCTCTCACAAGCTCGAACTTATTGGTCTATTGAATTTGACCACAGTTCTTGCCGAGCTCAACAAAACTTCCAAGGGCAGTACAGATCCTGAATTTGAAGAAAGAGTGGCTAAACTTAGTAATATAGTTGGACTCGAGCTAGTTCATATCGCTGATGGAACTACGACAGTCACTTCTGGAGCTGCTTGTTCCCAGCAGGATATGGACAAGGCCGAGCAGCTCATGGTTGATTTACTTCCAACAATCCTGGAATTCCTTTCTAATGAATATGACGATACTTCAGTTCAAGTTCTACCATGTTTGAACGAGTATTTGCAATTTATCAGAAGAGAAGCCAAGAAGGAACGGTCAACCGCAGGTGGCACGGACTCTTCCCTTTCAACTCAACGACTGGAAATTGTTTCGGTCATGCTACGCAAGATCATTCTCAAGATGGAGTATGACGATTCAACCGAATGgagtggtggtgaagaCGAGAGTGAGGGTGAGTTTTTAGAGCTCCGAGGAAAGCTTAAAGTGCTTCAAGACCAGATTGCTGGTATTGACGCAGATCTGTTTACCGATGGAATGGCTTCTATTATTAATACCTGTTTGGAATCAGCCAACAATAAAAAGTGGCAAGAGGTGGAACTGGGTCTGTATGAGTTGTCTGCTTTTGGAGACTCGATTCGCAACGGATCTATAAAATCGTCAAGAGCTGAACAAACCTTTTTTGACTTGTTTAGCAAGATGGTTCATAGTGATGTTGTGACTATTAACCATCCTTCCATTCAATTGTGGTACATGGAACTGATAAATCGTCACTccaaatttttcactcctcaacaacctcaaCTTTTGTCGAAAGCTTTAGAAGTGTTCGTGTCTCCATTGGGAGTCCACAATCCTAATATCAAGGTACGAGTACGATCTTGGTACCTCTTTCACAGATTCTTGAAGACAGTCAAGAGCCTGGTCGGAGACATTTCTCAACAAGTATTCAGCTCTCTTGCTCCACTATTGGTTGTAAGAGCAGAGCTACCTAGCAGCGACAATGACTCTGAGATGTCAGCTGATTCAGCTTCTGACAGTGTTTTTGATGCTCAACTGTACTTGTTTGAATTACTTGGACTATTGTTTGCAAATGCCGACGACAACCAGGCTCGAACTCCCACGCAACAGCTTTTGCAAGCTATATATTCGGATATCGAGCGTTGTCTTAGCTCCAGCAATGGTACTGACAGTAGTCCtgaacaacagcagctgattCTTCAAGTTCACCACAACCTTATGGTGTTAGGAACATTTGCTCGAGGTTTCGACGATGTTACTATCAGTGGTGGACCAGTAGGCAGAAGCGCATCTAAGCCATCTATCCAAGAACTCAAGGGATCGACGCAGGTCATTCTTGTTGTCTTGGAACGGTTATCTAAGTTCCAGATTATTCGAGATTCGGCCCGTTTCGCATTCTCCCGTCTTATTCCACTTCTCGGTACACAAATTCTCGGCGAGATTTCTACTCTAATCGGTGCTCTGCTTAACGAGAGTAAGCAAGAAGAATTTGGCGATTTCCTATCCTTTTTGGGCCAACTTGTACACAGTTACCGTCAAGAAGATGGGGTGTTTGAAATGTTTGGTTCATTAGCACCTCCTCTGATTGAAAAAGTTTTTGTATTTCTGAATAGCGATAAGTCCAGTACTGGTGGCGAGCTTGACGGATCCACAGATGCGTTTATTCTAAAAAGAGACCTGCGTCGTCAATACCTCCAATTTGTGTTCAATGTCCTCAACAATGGATTTGGCGCTATATTCCTTGTCGGCAACAATGGATCCACCACATTTGGCGCCGTCATGGAAAGCCTGTTTCATTATGCTGGAGATTTGACTGATCCTAACGCTGAAAAACTTGCCATTGCATCTCTAGGAAAAATGATGACTATTTGGGGCACTGGCGAGATTCGCGCGGATACCACCACTCCCACTGTCAAGGCCTTTGCTGAAGGTATGAAAGTGCCAGTGTTCAGCGATGGTCAGACTATTCTTGAGCAGTACTCGCAAGCCTGTTGGACCCTACCCAGCAAATCAGGCTATGACAGCAAAGACGCACAAATCCGTCTTGTTCTCGGCGAGTTGGCaactcttcaaaagatCGTATTCgaacaaaagaaagatgTATATTCCAGTTTCCTGGCGGGTTATCTATCGCGACTGGGTCTACCTCAGAACATCTGTCAAGAGTATCTGACCCAGCTTGCGCAACTCAAGCCCAAGGAGTTTAAAAAGTATTTTACAGACCTTGTTGTGCGCATGTCGTCCTAG
- the DPH5 gene encoding diphthine synthase (Methyltransferase required for synthesis of diphthamide; diphthamide is a modified histidine residue of translation elongation factor 2 (Eft1p or Eft2p); not essential for viability; GFP-Dph5p fusion protein localizes to the cytoplasm; GO_component: GO:0005737 - cytoplasm [Evidence IEA,IEA]; GO_component: GO:0005737 - cytoplasm [Evidence IDA] [PMID 14562095]; GO_function: GO:0004164 - diphthine synthase activity [Evidence IEA,IEA]; GO_function: GO:0004164 - diphthine synthase activity [Evidence IMP] [PMID 1508200]; GO_function: GO:0004164 - diphthine synthase activity [Evidence IDA] [PMID 3042777]; GO_function: GO:0008168 - methyltransferase activity [Evidence IEA,IEA]; GO_function: GO:0016740 - transferase activity [Evidence IEA]; GO_process: GO:0008152 - metabolic process [Evidence IEA]; GO_process: GO:0032259 - methylation [Evidence IEA]; GO_process: GO:0017183 - peptidyl-diphthamide biosynthetic process from peptidyl-histidine [Evidence IEA,IEA]; GO_process: GO:0017183 - peptidyl-diphthamide biosynthetic process from peptidyl-histidine [Evidence IMP] [PMID 1508200]; GO_process: GO:0017183 - peptidyl-diphthamide biosynthetic process from peptidyl-histidine [Evidence IDA] [PMID 3042777]), with protein MLYLIGLGLSHETDITVRGLEVVKQCKRVYLEAYTSILMTADKESLEKFYGREVILADRELVESGSDTILENAQEDDVAFLVVGDPFGATTHTDLVLRARELGIKYTTIHNASVMNAVGACGLQLYNFGQTVSLVFFTDNWKPDSFYDKVLENRKLGLHTLLLLDIKVKEQSIENMARGRLIYEPPRYMSIETAASQLLEIEEIRGENCYGPNTPCIAVSRLGSPAQTIRSGVLEEMVEYESGAPLHSLVILGNQVHDLETDFIVEFAENKDRLRAAIKEDAQNFAKPVPPPPEDDFSD; from the coding sequence ATGTTGTATTTAATTGGACTGGGGTTGTCTCATGAAACGGACATTACAGTTCGTGGACTCGAGGTCGTTAAACAATGTAAACGAGTCTATCTTGAAGCATACACCAGTATTCTCATGACTGCTGACAAGGAATCACTGGAGAAGTTCTATGGTCGTGAAGTGATTCTCGCTGACAGAGAGTTGGTAGAGTCTGGTTCAGATACAATCCTTGAGAATGCTCAAGAGGATGATGTTGCATTTTTAGTTGTTGGAGACCCATTTGGAGCGACAACTCACACGGATCTTGTTTTGCGAGCTCGTGAGCTGGGAATCAAATATACTACTATTCACAATGCATCAGTCATGAACGCCGTTGGCGCCTGTGGTTTGCAATTATACAATTTCGGACAAACCGTGTCATTAGTATTTTTCACTGACAACTGGAAACCTGACAGTTTCTATGACAAGGTTCTCGAAAACCGAAAACTCGGTCTCCACAccctgcttcttcttgacatcaaagtcaaagagCAGAGCATTGAAAACATGGCTCGTGGCAGACTTATCTACGAACCCCCAAGATACATGAGCAttgaaacagcagcatctcaACTGCTCGAGATCGAGGAAATACGAGGAGAAAACTGTTACGGACCTAACACTCCATGCATTGCTGTGTCAAGACTGGGTTCACCAGCTCAAACAATCCGTTCTGGAGTCCTCGAAGAAATGGTCGAATACGAATCAGGTGCCCCATTACACTCGCTGGTCATCCTCGGAAACCAAGTGCACGACCTCGAGACCGACTTCATTGTGGAGTTTGCCGAAAACAAAGACCGTCTCCGAGCCGCTATCAAAGAAGACGCCCAGAACTTTGCCAAACCCGTCcccccaccaccagaagACGACTTCAGCGACTAA